TCCAGTAGGTCATTTTGTCAAACACAGACGTTACCATCACAGTCCTGTCCTGAACAAGAATTACAGCACATGCATCATTTAGCATCATATATTGAATGATGCAAACTGATGTTTACCTCTTGATCTGAGCCAGGCTTGATGGTTTCTTTCAGCACCACTCCAGTATAGCCCTGTGGGCAACAAAGTTCCTGCCCCTTCAGTGCACGTCCTCTGAAGGACACCGTCATCTCTGTACCGACAAAAATACAGAGCAGATTTTGTTTGAGCACTGACTGCATAAATATTATTCGACTACATTTAGTTTATATACACGTACCTTGTTTCCGATCTTTTGTTGTAGCATGGAAGTACTGTGAGACCTGGGCTGGACCATTGTGTTCGATCTCACAGGGCATGAGGTGGACTGGGACTCGCTGTGCATCACCCACAGATGACACTTGAACATGAATGACATTTGTATTGTTGGACATGCTGTAACAGATGCAGATAAAAGAGGTGAATTCGGgaattttaaatgtataaaagCATACTTTGTTGCTGGGACTGTGAGTTAGCTGGGAACACATGTTGACTACATACACAGACGTCTGCCAGCTCCAAAACAAGTATTTAGTTATTCACTTTTTTTAAGCCCTAATCTCTGTTTTTTAATACAACCACGTCGTTAATTGACTCGAATGGCTCTTGAGAAATAAAACTTTTTCATAAAGCACttacttgtgtttttatttagatGTACGCGCAGTTAACTGTACAACCAGACATTTCCGGTTTACGAATAACGGTGCCTGTGATTGGATGAGACTTTCTTCTTCTACGCTCAAAATAGGTTTTCCCGGGTTTCTGAGCTCGAGAGCGCCCCTTCTGAGATGCTTTAGTTTCGCATTTTTGTCACTTTCGGGACAGTTCAGTTTAGTATTTCCAGTGTGCAgacttatttatttaatcaagATTTAAACctatttgttttttcttgccatCTACACTATGGCAGACTTATGATTACTACAGTTAAAATAGTTCCATAGGTCCTTATTTAgtaggtcttttttttttttgagaaaacGTGTAGTACCACACAATTATTTAGAACTAAAAATAAAGGATGGAAAAATAGTCAAAGGTTTATTTTCAGCCATGTTTTTTGAACAACACTGGAAACAAGGACCTCTTCTGTCTGGTGATTGTCCCCATGTGGGATGGGCTAAAATCTGTCCAAGTTGTctaggattt
This genomic stretch from Takifugu flavidus isolate HTHZ2018 chromosome 9, ASM371156v2, whole genome shotgun sequence harbors:
- the rnaseh2c gene encoding ribonuclease H2 subunit C isoform X1, with the protein product MSNNTNVIHVQVSSVGDAQRVPVHLMPCEIEHNGPAQVSQYFHATTKDRKQEMTVSFRGRALKGQELCCPQGYTGVVLKETIKPGSDQEDRTVMVTSVFDKMTYWNLETLPNPDDRVVMAMDWTELSEAIHGPVED
- the rnaseh2c gene encoding ribonuclease H2 subunit C isoform X2, with the protein product MSNNTNVIHVQVSSVGDAQRVPVHLMPCEIEHNGPAQVSQYFHATTKDRKQEMTVSFRGRALKGQELCCPQGYTGVVLKETIKPGSDQEDRTVMVTSVFDKMTYWNLETLPNPDDRVVMAMDWTELSEANKAC